AACCGCGTTTGGCCCCAGTCAATCACACCCACCCACGTGTCCACTCCCTCTCTATAAAATCTAACCCAACCACTGCTACTCCCTCAAACCCAAGTCTCTTCCTTAAAAACCCCAAACGCATAAAAAACACAGAGACAGTGTTCTTAGCGCCGCCGTTGCCCTACCATCTTCATATTATTCTATTGCCTTTCTTTCACGTTTTTCTGGTTTTTAAGCCCTTCCAGTGCCCTATTTACGCTTATACCCTTCTGGTTATGATAGCTTCCATTCGGCGTCAGCCAGAGAGCCGAAGCTCTTGGCTTCCACACATACTTTCGGTGCCGTCGATTGAGATACAAAGCCTCCAAGCCAGCCGAGCCAATCCTCAAATTCCAACTTTACCCCTCCCTGcaaatattgttttcttttaacgGTTACTTCCACCATGCCTAATTCGAAGAACAACCGTAACGGACACGGCGAGCCTCACCGCCGCGAGAAATTGACAAAGAAATCGTCGTCCTTCTACGGTCACTCATCGCCGCCTTCCATGTCCGGCGAACCGATCCGGCGGCCGAAGACGGTGCCGGATCTTTTGTCGGAGAGGCACCGCGCGGCTTTAGCGACGCCGGCGACGGATGTTGTGCCAAAACAGCCGCCAAAGTTGTTGTTGAAGGTTACTCCCATGGGAAGCTTGGGACCGGTGCAGGTTGTGATGACGCCGGAATCGACGGTCGGAGATTTAGTGGCGGTGACGGTGAGGCAATACGTGAAGGAAGGTCGCCGGCCAATTTTACCGTCGAACGACCCTTCGCACTTCGACCTCCATTATTCTCAGTTCAGCCTACAAAGTAAGCATGcttcttttaataaaagaaaaaggaaaaaagagatttttttttttaaatcggcaaaaagaaaaattagaaagagGTACTAGAAGTACCACAGAACACATGATAAATACATCAAGTGGACTGATCATAAAAGAGGTTATGAAATATATAGATAGAGTTTCTGTTGCGTtgttttcttattaaaattgGAATTTCAGTTTAATTCTTTGATGTAAACTCTCATTAACCCtctaaacttaaatttaatttaatttaattttttttgttggaggGAAAATTGAGATGTTATTGTTGTGTGTGCAGGTTTGGATAGGGAGGAGAAGCTGATGGATATTGGATCGAGAAACTTTTTTCTGTGTCCGAGGAAGTGTGGTGGTAATGGGGACGAGGGTAGTGGAACGACGCCGTTTGGTTCGTGTTCAAGAGAGGCTGACAAAACGAACAAGGGTGGCGCGTTTGGTTGGTTAAGGTTCATGGATTTCTCTcggtaaaaattattattattattggaggCTACTAGTGTTTGCCCATGCCAGCCACATGTTATTtggagatatttttttattatttttaattttaattttagaatgcATCAGTGAGTGAATGGCCTGCTGTTGCTTGTAAAAAAATACGTCTGTCATGTTTGACACGGGTATAATGTCTAGACT
The nucleotide sequence above comes from Glycine soja cultivar W05 chromosome 11, ASM419377v2, whole genome shotgun sequence. Encoded proteins:
- the LOC114373698 gene encoding uncharacterized protein At4g22758-like — translated: MPNSKNNRNGHGEPHRREKLTKKSSSFYGHSSPPSMSGEPIRRPKTVPDLLSERHRAALATPATDVVPKQPPKLLLKVTPMGSLGPVQVVMTPESTVGDLVAVTVRQYVKEGRRPILPSNDPSHFDLHYSQFSLQSLDREEKLMDIGSRNFFLCPRKCGGNGDEGSGTTPFGSCSREADKTNKGGAFGWLRFMDFSR